In Haliotis asinina isolate JCU_RB_2024 chromosome 15, JCU_Hal_asi_v2, whole genome shotgun sequence, one DNA window encodes the following:
- the LOC137266054 gene encoding glycine, alanine and asparagine-rich protein — translation MLRVPLLVLCLALSVGADYYGYGWGRNGGGGGSGGGSGSSRASASASASARANSIGNLVGRLTSLVDASASARASASANAGGFGGSGAGGSGGNGFGGGSGGSGFGGGSGGSGFGGGSGGSGFGGGSGGSGFGGGSGGSGFGGASASASAQALASATAELQAAQDAYDQASAYAEATARAAANGGSLDSSALASAIASAEASVSARGASIIARARARAEATVRAARRSFASAQASAEASVSAVRSAEGRARSFARAVARARASARAAIAGVRSSGRAFASATARARASVSAAARAVARARAQAVARARASIRASASASARASASAAAEARAAAYARVQVAAAAAARAAASAASASASASASASGSSFGSGGSGGSGNGGFGSFGASANAVANAFAQAFGGGLGNGGNGGNGNGGNGGNGNGGNGGNGNGGNGGNGGNGNGGNGGNGGNGNGGNGGNGNGGNGRNGNGGNGRNGNGGNGGNGNGRNGRGGRYYYGSSDYYY, via the exons ATGTTGAGAGTCCCACTTTTGGTTCTCTGCCTAGCTCTCAGTGTGGGTGCTGACTATTACG GCTACGGCTGGGGTCGCAATGGAGGAGGTGGAGGATCCGGTGGTGGATCCGGTAGCTCCAGGGCCTCTGCTTCCGCCTCCGCAAGTGCCCGAGCAAACAGTATCGGTAACCTCGTTGGACGGCTGACATCTCTAGTTGACGCCAGTGCAAGTGCTCGTGCCAGCGCCAGTGCTAATGCGGGAGGCTTCGGAGGTTCTGGAGCTGGTGGATCTGGAGGAAATGGGTTCGGAGGTGGATCTGGAGGAAGTGGTTTCGGAGGTGGATCTGGTGGAAGTGGTTTCGGAGGTGGATCTGGTGGAAGTGGGTTCGGAGGTGGATCTGGAGGAAGTGGGTTCGGAGGTGGATCTGGAGGAAGTGGGTTCGGAGGTGCCAGTGCCAGCGCTAGCGCCCAAGCGCTTGCATCAGCCACTGCCGAACTTCAAGCCGCTCAGGATGCTTACGATCAAGCCAGTGCTTATGCTGAGGCCACAGCTCGGGCCGCTGCAAATGGGGGAAGCCTTGATTCCAGTGCTCTTGCTAGTGCCATTGCCAGTGCAGAAGCTTCTGTTTCTGCTCGGGGAGCTTCCATCATTGCCAGGGCACGCGCACGCGCAGAGGCCACCGTTAGAGCGGCTCGGAGGTCTTTCGCTAGTGCTCAGGCCAGTGCTGAGGCATCTGTCTCAGCCGTGCGTTCAGCTGAGGGAAGAGCAAGATCTTTCGCCAGGGCTGTTGCAAGGGCACGTGCTTCTGCAAGGGCAGCTATTGCTGGCGTAAGATCATCTGGGCGTGCTTTCGCCTCTGCCACAGCTAGGGCAAGGGCTTCAGTTTCAGCCGCCGCAAGAGCAGTTGCCAGGGCTCGCGCTCAGGCTGTCGCTAGGGCTCGTGCCAGTATCCGTGCATCAGCTTCTGCAAGTGCTAGAGCCTCAGCCTCCGCCGCAGCAGAGGCCCGTGCTGCAGCCTATGCTCGTGTACAGGttgctgctgcagctgctgctaGGGCAGCTGCCTCTGCTGCGAGCGCGAGCGCGAGCGCGAGCGCGAGTGCCAGTGGATCCAGTTTCGGCTCTGGTGGCTCCGGTGGATCTGGTAATGGTGGATTCGGTAGTTTTGGGGCCTCTGCTAATGCTGTTGCCAATGCTTTCGCCCAAGCTTTCGGCGGTGGTTTAGGAAATGGCGGAAATGGAGGAAACGGAAATGGTGGAAACGGAGGAAACGGAAATGGTGGAAACGGAGGAAACGGAAATGGTGGAAATGGAGGAAACGGAGGAAACGGAAATGGTGGAAATGGAGGAAACGGAGGAAACGGAAATGGTGGAAATGGAGGAAACGGTAATGGTGGAAATGGAAGAAACGGAAATGGTGGAAATGGAAGAAACGGTAATGGTGGAAATGGAGGAAACGGTAATGGTAGAAATGGAAGAGGAGGAAGATACTACTACGGTTCCAGTGATTACTATTATTAA
- the LOC137265943 gene encoding uncharacterized protein translates to MKATSCVLTLTLLVSLTTSAPTQPPPRSGGDMVVSMTTSPVAPSGTFTSTPPSAPPPTPPVSTSGGGASVFRTYSSAPETTVPDTPVSSENSVSPSSVNDVKTIVVSFADSTTSPGSSLTSSLSGSSDVKNLTSVNMTTTTSGSTARSPTTEINAAGDYVPFSFPVEVDLIADENLLGSKSETVL, encoded by the exons ATGAAGGCGACTTCCTGTGTTCTGACGTTAACCCTTCTGGTGTCTTTAACCACCTCAGCTCCAACACAACCTCCGCCACGTTCAG GTGGGGATATGGTTGTGTCCATGACAACATCTCCTGTTGCTCCATCCGGGACCTTCACTTCAACTCCACCCTctgctcctcctcctactcCTCCAGTGTCTACTTCCGGTGGTGGTGCTTCTGTATTTCGTACTTATTCTTCCGCTCCCGAGACCACAGTCCCAGATACCCCTGTGTCAAGCGAAAACTCTGTGTCTCCTTCCAGTGTGAACGATGTTAAAACCATTGTTGTCAGTTTCGCTGATAGTACCACTAGCCCTGGTTCTTCGCTCACTAGTTCCTTGTCTGGCAGCTCCGATGTGAAAAACCTTACATCAGTAAACATGACGACCACAACTTCAGGATCCACGGCTCGGTCACCAACCACTGAAATTAACGCCGCCGGAGATTACGTCCCTTTCAGCTTCCCAGTGGAAGTCGACCTGATTGCTGATGAGAACCTACTAGGCAGCAAATCAGAAACTGTTCTGTGA